The DNA segment TATCGCCCGTCGTCGAGGCGCTTGTCTCCGCCGAACCCGGTCCGAAGCACTGGGCGGCATCCGGTCCCTGGACCTGAGCCAAGCCCTTCGACTCTAAACTCACTGTCCAGACAAAGTGAAATCGTCAACTGCGGTTAGACGTTCAGCCGAGATACACGGCAAGTTGCTGTGGGTTACTCGCTTGTTTGTCAAATCCGTGCCCGTCCGATACCAACCAAAAACTCCTTGACAGCAGCACCAAACACTTGTATAGTGATATCGTTCTGCTCATGCCACGCGCATGGGCATAAGTAAATCCAAATCAGAATATCCTCGCGTCCCATAGCGGACCCGCACCCCGCGGACCTTCAAGCGTCCCCGTGCTACTTCTGATCGACACTCGGCACGGGTTTTTTGCGTGCCTTTACCTGACATTTCGGTGCGCACAGGCGCGGGAGGAGCGGATCATGGGTTGTTCCATCACGAAGCGGGGCCGCTGGGTCGAAATCAGGAAGAACGACGCCCGGCGCAGGATGTTCCGAAGGGAGTACAAGTACCTGGTGATGGAGGAGTACGTGTTTCAACTGGAGCATACGTACCCGCCCTTCACCGTGTACAGGCAGAGCCGCCTGCAGCGGGAGGCAAGCCCGCTGCCCATGTTCCGGTTTGACGGGAACATGCTCGTGGTGTATCCAGGGTACTCCTGGGACGGCGCGTCCGGGCCGGCGGTCGACACCCGGTCGTCGATGGCCCCGAGCCTGATGCATGACTGCGCCTACCAGTCGATCCGGATGAGGCGGCTGAGCCGGGATTTCCGGAAAGCCGCGGACAGCGATTTCCGGGAACTGCTCCGGTCCGAGGGGATGGGCCGGGTGTGGAGCCGCGTCCGGTACTGGGCCCTGCGCGCCTTCGGCAGCCGCGCCGCGAAACCGTAGAGCCGGAGGCGGTTAACGCGGGTTACGCCGGGATAGCCGGGCTCCTCGGCGGGGCGTCACGTCAATAGCGTTTGCCCGAATGCGCCTCATCACCTATATTACGGGGGTTCTACCATTGCGTCGAGCGGGCCAGGCACCCGAAAGGATCGAGCCCTTATGACCAAGACACCCGACATGGGTGATATTCAGAAGGACCTCAAAGAGTTCTTTTCGAACAAGTACGGCGCACAGGTTCAGTTCGCCCAGCCGGAGAAGGAAGGCGTCCCATCGGACCCGCCCGCGGAAGAAGCCCCGCTGCCGGAGATCCGGTTCGACATGAAACCGGAGGAACTGGAAGCCTACCTGAACGAGTACGTCATCCGCCAGGACGAGGCCAAGGAGATCCTGGCCACCAAGATCTGCACCCATTTCAACCGCATCCGGCTCCAGGAAGAGCAGGAACCGGTCGGCAACATTAAGAACAACATCATTCTGATCGGCCCGACCGGCGTGGGGAAGACCTACCTCATCAAGCTCATCGCCAGCAGGATCGGCGTGCCCTTCGTCAAGGGCGACGCTACGCGGTTCAGCGAGACGGGCTACGTGGGCGGGGACGTGGACGAACTGGTCCGCTCGCTGGTCCACGAGGCGGACGGCAACATCAGGCTGGCGGAGTACGGCATCATCTACATCGACGAGATCGACAAGATAGCCTCGTCGGGCAACACCGTCGGGCCCGACGTGTCGCGGACCGGGGTGCAGCGCACGCTCCTCAAGCTGATGGAGGAGACGGACGTGGACCTGCAGGCGCCTCACGACCTGACGTCCCAGATGGAGAACGCCCTCCAGTTCCAGAAGACGGGCAAGGTCGAAAGGAAACGCATCAATACGCGCAACATCCTGTTCATCGTCAGCGGGGCCTTCGCCAACCTGGAAGAGATCATCAAGAAGCGCATGAGCGTGCAGGCGATGGGATTCGAGCAGGGCGACGGCGCGGAAAAACCCGAGGATGGCGAATGGCTTCCGTACGTGACCGCGGAAGACCTGATAGAGTATGGCTTCGAGTCGGAATTCATCGGGCGCCTTCCGGTAACCGCCGTGCTCCACAAGCTCAGCGTCGACGACCTGTTCCAGATCCTGCGGAACCCGAACAGCCCGGTTATCATCGCCAAGAAGCTGGACTTCAAGGCCTATGGCATCGACGTCGACTTCGACGAGGAATCGCTGCGCCTGATCGCGGAACGGGCCCACCGGTCCGGTACGGGCGCCCGCGGCCTCATCGGCGCGATGGAGCGTATCCTGATCAGGTTCGAGAAGAAACTTCCGTCCAGCACGGTGAAGCAGTTGGACGTGACGGCCGCGGTGGTGGAGCACCCGGAGAGAGAACTCGAAAGGATTCTCGCCGAAGCGCCTCCCGAGCCCGTCGCGGAGCTGCGGGTGTACTTCGAGGAACACGACATAGCCCTGACGCTGGACGAAGCCGCATCCGCGGCGCTGGAGAAACTGGCGGAGCAGCATGGCAGGACCCCCGAAGACATGGGGACGGAGCTGTTCAAGGACTACGTCCACGGGTTGAAGCTGATCCAGGCGAAGGAACTGAAGATTACGGAAGAAGCGATCGGGAACCCGGCAGAATACCTGGATCGCCTGATCAAGAAGTTCTACGAAAACCAACCTAAGACGACCTGATCGGACCGACCCGCGGGTGCCGGACACGGATGCCGGACGCGGAAGCCAATCCGCGCATGCCGGACACGGACACCGGACGCGCATGCCGGACGCGGACGCCCGCCTGACGACCAGCCGAACACCATGATCATCCACGCGAATCTCCTCCCATGATCCCCGTAGCGCTCACCATCGCGGGTTCCGACTCCGGAGGCGGAGCCGGCATCCAGGCGGACCTCAAGACGTTTTCGGCCAACGGCGTGTACGGCATGTCGGCCGTAACGTCCGTGACCGCTCAGAACACCCTCGGCGTGCAGGCCGTCCACAACCTGCCGCCCGAGGCGGTGGCGGCGCAGATCGATTCCGTCCTTTCCGATATCGGCGCCCAGGCCATCAAGACGGGCATGCTGGCCAACGCGCAGATCATCGCCGCCGTGGCGGACACGCTGCGGGCGTATCCCGACATCCCGCTCGTCGTGGATCCGGTCATGATCGCCAAGAGCGGCGACGCGCTGCTGGAATCCGAGGCCGTATCCACGCTGGTCGAGAAGCTCGTCCCCCTCGCCACCGTCGTCACGCCGAATCTGGACGAGGCGAAGGCGCTGACCGGGATAGACGCGTCGGACTTGGAAGGGATGAAAGCCATCGGCCGGAAGCTATTCGATATGGGTCCCGGTCACGTGGTCGTCAAGGGCGGCCACCTGGCGGGGCCGGCCACCGATGTGCTATTCGACGGCGCGGCATTCGAAACGTTCGAGGCGGAACGCATCGATACGCGGTGCACCCATGGCACAGGCTGCACCTTCGCTTCCGCGATTACCGCCGGCCTGGCAAAGGGCGCGAGCGTCGCCGAAGCCGTGGGCGGCGCCAAGACCTATCTTACCGGCGCGCTGCGCCACGCCGTCCCCCTGGGCGGGGGGCACGGACCGGTTCATCACTTCCACGAACTCTACCGCGACGCCGAGCGCCTCTCGGTCCTGGACCAGCTGGCCGCCGCTGCACGGCGCCTCGAAAACGCCCACGCGGGGGATCTCGTCCCCGAAGTACAGTGCAACCTGGGCATGGGACTGGCCGGCGCACGGTCGGCTGACGACGTGGCGGCCTTTCCCGGCCGGCTCATCCGCGTGCGCCGTGATATCCGTTCCGTGGCGCCGCCCGAATTCGGCGCGTCTTCCCACGTGGCCCGGATCATTCTCACCGCCATGCGGAAGGACCCGGCCAAGCGATCCGTGATGAACATCCGGTACGATGAATCGATCCTGGACGCCTGCCGGGGGCTGGGACTTTCGGTCGCCTCCTTCGACCG comes from the Gemmatimonadota bacterium genome and includes:
- a CDS encoding AAA family ATPase codes for the protein MTKTPDMGDIQKDLKEFFSNKYGAQVQFAQPEKEGVPSDPPAEEAPLPEIRFDMKPEELEAYLNEYVIRQDEAKEILATKICTHFNRIRLQEEQEPVGNIKNNIILIGPTGVGKTYLIKLIASRIGVPFVKGDATRFSETGYVGGDVDELVRSLVHEADGNIRLAEYGIIYIDEIDKIASSGNTVGPDVSRTGVQRTLLKLMEETDVDLQAPHDLTSQMENALQFQKTGKVERKRINTRNILFIVSGAFANLEEIIKKRMSVQAMGFEQGDGAEKPEDGEWLPYVTAEDLIEYGFESEFIGRLPVTAVLHKLSVDDLFQILRNPNSPVIIAKKLDFKAYGIDVDFDEESLRLIAERAHRSGTGARGLIGAMERILIRFEKKLPSSTVKQLDVTAAVVEHPERELERILAEAPPEPVAELRVYFEEHDIALTLDEAASAALEKLAEQHGRTPEDMGTELFKDYVHGLKLIQAKELKITEEAIGNPAEYLDRLIKKFYENQPKTT
- the thiD gene encoding bifunctional hydroxymethylpyrimidine kinase/phosphomethylpyrimidine kinase — its product is MIPVALTIAGSDSGGGAGIQADLKTFSANGVYGMSAVTSVTAQNTLGVQAVHNLPPEAVAAQIDSVLSDIGAQAIKTGMLANAQIIAAVADTLRAYPDIPLVVDPVMIAKSGDALLESEAVSTLVEKLVPLATVVTPNLDEAKALTGIDASDLEGMKAIGRKLFDMGPGHVVVKGGHLAGPATDVLFDGAAFETFEAERIDTRCTHGTGCTFASAITAGLAKGASVAEAVGGAKTYLTGALRHAVPLGGGHGPVHHFHELYRDAERLSVLDQLAAAARRLENAHAGDLVPEVQCNLGMGLAGARSADDVAAFPGRLIRVRRDIRSVAPPEFGASSHVARIILTAMRKDPAKRSVMNIRYDESILDACRGLGLSVASFDRHEEPLESKQREGSSLEWGTARVIEEQGFVPDIVYDLGDEGKEPMIRVIAGDPEQVADIALAVLERSRGK